In the genome of bacterium, one region contains:
- a CDS encoding ROK family transcriptional regulator, which yields MVKTSVDEKKRILNQHRMEILNLIRTHGPLSRTDINNITNIRLTTVTEIVKELIENGIVIEVGSAESTGGRKPILLTINPTQGYIIGIDIRATNIRGALTNLRSQIIAHQQQDMPPENSGMAVVQQVKDIIRQLINAVPDKDKLLGVGIAVAGLVDSVQGIVIFSANIPGWRNIPLKQLIESEFNIPTAIEEKARSAALGERVFGCGRDIDDLIYYHIGMGIGAGIISHGVLYFGASQSAGEIGHTVIDETGPPCRCGNFGCLEAIASAKAIREHAIAALEKGVDSILNDLVNKNLESITSEKVYIAATRGDKLCRRILQEAGTHLGIGAANLVNILNPALLIIGGALTKAGEFILEPLLRTLQERSLSVSAQAVKIRVSELGDDAALLGATTLILKNIFTIPELAGSPHIK from the coding sequence ATGGTAAAAACTAGCGTTGATGAGAAGAAGCGGATTTTGAATCAGCATCGCATGGAAATATTAAATTTAATCCGGACGCATGGACCGTTATCCCGAACGGATATCAATAACATAACGAATATTCGGTTAACCACGGTTACTGAAATTGTAAAAGAACTTATCGAGAACGGGATTGTTATTGAAGTTGGAAGTGCTGAATCTACCGGTGGTAGAAAACCGATACTATTGACCATTAATCCTACACAAGGTTATATCATTGGTATTGATATACGAGCGACGAATATTCGCGGAGCGTTAACAAACTTACGGTCACAAATCATCGCGCATCAGCAACAGGATATGCCGCCAGAAAATTCCGGGATGGCGGTAGTGCAACAGGTTAAAGATATCATTCGCCAACTGATTAATGCTGTTCCGGATAAAGATAAACTGTTAGGCGTTGGGATAGCTGTAGCAGGTTTGGTAGATAGTGTCCAGGGGATAGTTATTTTTAGTGCGAATATTCCCGGATGGCGGAATATTCCATTAAAACAATTAATCGAATCCGAGTTTAATATTCCGACTGCTATTGAGGAAAAAGCGCGTTCTGCCGCGTTAGGGGAACGCGTGTTCGGTTGTGGTCGAGATATTGATGATTTGATTTATTACCATATCGGAATGGGTATTGGTGCGGGAATTATCAGTCATGGGGTTCTCTATTTTGGGGCAAGTCAGTCTGCAGGAGAAATAGGCCATACGGTGATTGACGAAACTGGTCCACCGTGTCGATGCGGTAATTTCGGGTGTTTAGAAGCGATTGCTTCTGCAAAAGCGATTCGTGAACATGCGATTGCTGCGTTGGAAAAAGGGGTTGATTCGATTCTAAATGATTTAGTTAATAAAAATTTAGAGAGTATTACTTCTGAAAAAGTCTACATTGCAGCAACACGTGGGGATAAACTCTGTCGGCGGATATTACAAGAAGCGGGAACGCATCTTGGAATCGGGGCTGCGAATCTGGTGAATATCCTAAATCCAGCATTACTCATTATCGGCGGCGCTTTAACGAAAGCTGGCGAGTTCATTTTAGAACCGTTACTGCGCACGTTGCAAGAACGGAGTCTAAGCGTCTCTGCGCAAGCGGTTAAAATTAGAGTGTCAGAACTTGGCGACGATGCTGCGCTTCTCGGTGCGACGACGCTCATTTTAAAAAATATTTTTACGATTCCTGAGTTAGCAGGTTCCCCACACATTAAATAA
- a CDS encoding lactate racemase domain-containing protein → MAIQEFKLAYGSSSITIHIPEQNVAGYYSPLSVKTEPDTKQAITQAIRATKLSVSSLVNGKRICLLIADGTRSEPHQELIEVIVPFLKSAKEVTFFITTGSHDIKMDKTRQIARWIDENSKQVGLASYTIRLNDCFDREAFVNLGTTSRGTPILVNQAILNAEVYLVIADCKYHYFAGYSNYLKHFIPGACAFETIEKNHRLALDELSTFGRHPWHPDPNRRIQPLAEDMLEIVNRIISPEQPVFNLTIVTANNRIVWAKAGNPQEVSSAAFTFIDQTMSFAVEPVKYLVVTPGPKPEGDQLYDAQRGLELTKQAIIPGGEILWLVPCDLGIAPNQNAYHHFYELLAQSEEPDEVMENIASGYKLYSHKAYKFAQLLNKVNILVYTELAEETVTKIHMKKITDPQAVIDRWLADDPNAKIIVVDGANKTVLRAK, encoded by the coding sequence ATGGCTATACAAGAATTTAAATTAGCGTATGGGAGTAGTAGTATTACTATCCATATTCCAGAACAGAATGTCGCTGGATATTATTCTCCATTATCCGTTAAAACCGAACCGGATACGAAACAAGCGATTACACAAGCTATTCGAGCAACGAAACTATCGGTATCTTCTCTCGTAAACGGTAAACGAATCTGCTTGCTTATCGCTGACGGTACCCGGTCGGAACCGCATCAGGAACTGATTGAAGTTATCGTTCCCTTTCTTAAATCTGCTAAAGAAGTTACATTTTTTATCACCACCGGTTCCCATGATATTAAAATGGATAAAACGCGCCAGATTGCTCGATGGATAGACGAGAATAGCAAACAAGTAGGGTTAGCTTCGTATACAATCAGGTTAAACGATTGCTTTGATCGAGAAGCGTTCGTCAATCTCGGAACAACTTCTCGAGGAACTCCGATTCTCGTTAACCAAGCGATACTAAATGCGGAAGTATATCTGGTTATTGCCGATTGTAAATATCATTATTTCGCTGGATATAGCAATTATCTCAAACATTTCATACCCGGTGCTTGCGCATTCGAAACTATCGAAAAAAACCATCGGTTAGCCCTTGATGAATTATCTACGTTCGGTCGGCATCCCTGGCATCCTGACCCGAACCGGAGAATCCAACCGCTCGCAGAAGATATGCTAGAAATCGTGAATAGGATCATTTCCCCAGAGCAACCAGTATTCAATTTAACGATTGTTACTGCGAATAACCGAATCGTCTGGGCGAAAGCTGGTAATCCGCAAGAAGTCAGTTCCGCTGCGTTTACGTTTATTGACCAGACGATGTCGTTTGCAGTTGAACCGGTCAAATATCTCGTGGTAACCCCTGGTCCGAAACCCGAAGGCGACCAGCTTTATGACGCACAGCGCGGCCTTGAATTAACGAAACAAGCGATTATCCCTGGTGGTGAAATTTTATGGTTAGTCCCCTGCGATTTAGGTATTGCTCCGAATCAGAACGCATACCACCATTTCTATGAGTTATTAGCTCAATCGGAAGAGCCGGATGAAGTGATGGAAAATATCGCCAGCGGATATAAGCTCTATTCCCATAAAGCATATAAATTCGCCCAGCTATTGAACAAGGTTAATATTTTGGTTTATACCGAGCTGGCGGAAGAAACGGTTACGAAAATTCATATGAAAAAGATAACTGACCCGCAAGCGGTTATCGACCGATGGCTAGCGGATGACCCGAACGCAAAAATCATCGTTGTCGATGGCGCAAATAAAACTGTACTTAGAGCGAAATAA
- a CDS encoding M20 family metallopeptidase: MMPNTIQEMKQAIIQEVDRLKDRLIGLSQQIHAKPELAFEEFYAVEILTNYLTEQGFRIELNLAELPTAFRAVYQGLRSTPVIGLLAEYDALPEIGHGCGHNLIAVASVGAAVALKNVFHSLGLPGQIQVIGTPAEEKGGGKILLLQKGIFDSLDVAMMFHPDNKTIVDYYSLANQSITVEFFGKASHAAVAPEQGINALDALLLSFNNINALRQHIVSSSRIHGIITAGGKAANVVPDYASGVFIVRSLTNGYLKELVEKVLNCFRAASTATGAKLVYKLSPVSYAAMQSNQALARLFSQNLNLLGIEVQPSYPTNGLGSSDIGNVSQLVPTIHPKIAITDPPVSLHSPEFATAACSNRGWNGLLAAAKALAMTSVDLLLEPNTIVIIKQEFFRNR; encoded by the coding sequence GTTTAAGTCAGCAAATCCATGCGAAACCGGAACTGGCTTTTGAAGAGTTTTATGCTGTAGAAATATTAACCAACTATTTAACCGAGCAGGGGTTTAGAATTGAACTCAATCTTGCAGAGTTACCAACCGCATTTCGTGCGGTATATCAGGGGTTGCGTTCAACTCCGGTAATTGGGCTACTTGCGGAATACGATGCACTACCGGAAATCGGGCATGGTTGTGGGCATAATTTAATTGCGGTTGCTTCCGTTGGAGCAGCGGTCGCGTTAAAAAATGTTTTTCACTCGCTCGGGCTACCAGGACAGATTCAGGTAATTGGAACACCGGCAGAAGAAAAAGGGGGCGGTAAAATTCTACTGTTACAAAAAGGGATATTCGATTCCCTTGATGTAGCGATGATGTTTCATCCGGATAATAAAACGATTGTTGATTATTATAGTTTAGCAAACCAATCCATTACCGTAGAATTTTTTGGTAAAGCGTCACACGCTGCAGTTGCTCCGGAACAAGGTATTAATGCGCTCGATGCACTTCTATTAAGTTTTAATAATATCAATGCGTTACGACAGCATATCGTTTCCAGTTCACGCATTCATGGCATTATTACTGCCGGCGGAAAAGCCGCAAATGTTGTTCCTGATTATGCGAGCGGCGTGTTTATCGTTCGTAGTCTAACGAATGGATATCTTAAAGAACTGGTGGAAAAAGTACTGAATTGTTTTCGCGCTGCGAGTACGGCTACAGGAGCAAAATTGGTCTATAAACTATCCCCGGTATCATATGCGGCGATGCAATCGAATCAGGCGTTAGCGCGTTTATTCAGTCAGAACTTAAACTTGTTAGGTATTGAAGTACAGCCGAGTTATCCGACGAACGGACTAGGTAGCAGTGATATCGGTAATGTCAGCCAACTGGTTCCGACAATCCATCCGAAAATCGCTATTACTGACCCGCCAGTAAGTTTACATTCGCCTGAGTTCGCTACCGCAGCTTGTTCAAACCGAGGATGGAACGGTTTATTAGCTGCAGCTAAAGCGTTAGCGATGACTTCGGTTGACCTCTTGTTAGAACCGAATACTATTGTTATAATAAAGCAAGAATTTTTTAGGAATAGATGA
- a CDS encoding serine hydrolase, with the protein MHQLKRIVISIVVGIATVNCQNIFARPLPKTSPEKVGISLSVLTTVDTAIETSIANNEVRGAVLLVARKGKLVYKKAYGNRMVKPRIEKMTVDTIFDMASLTKPTATASGIMLLVQDGKLNINDKVSTYIPEFAQNGKENVTILHLLTHTSGLKPGGAYFNKQLGYDGIIRDIASMSTSYSPGTKYVYSDLGYIILGEIIRRVSGKPEHIFVAERIFNPLNMKDTGYLPPKYKWSRCAPTEFRFGKLLRGQVHDPTAWEMGGVAGHAGLFSTVDDMVIFCQMLLNGGEYHGVRIFTPESVRLMTTNQSPTPTRAWGLGWGIIARDTGQEPMLSFPKQGFGHIGWTGTAVRADLNTQTFIVLLCNRIHPDGKGNINPLLRQVCNIVGAAIIEE; encoded by the coding sequence ATGCATCAGTTAAAGAGAATTGTTATCTCAATCGTTGTGGGTATAGCAACTGTTAATTGCCAAAATATCTTTGCGCGTCCGCTACCGAAAACTTCTCCGGAAAAAGTTGGTATCTCGCTTTCTGTTTTGACTACGGTTGATACTGCAATTGAAACAAGTATCGCGAACAACGAAGTGCGGGGTGCGGTTCTGTTAGTCGCTCGGAAAGGAAAACTAGTCTATAAAAAAGCGTATGGGAACCGGATGGTGAAACCGCGGATTGAAAAAATGACGGTGGATACGATATTCGATATGGCATCGTTAACCAAACCGACAGCAACTGCAAGCGGGATAATGTTGTTAGTGCAAGATGGTAAACTGAATATTAATGATAAAGTATCAACATACATTCCGGAATTTGCGCAGAATGGAAAGGAAAATGTAACCATATTACATTTGTTAACGCATACCTCCGGGCTTAAACCGGGTGGCGCATATTTTAATAAACAGCTTGGCTATGATGGGATTATCCGAGATATCGCTTCAATGAGTACAAGCTATTCTCCGGGAACGAAATATGTATATTCCGATTTAGGATACATTATTCTAGGGGAAATTATCCGTCGTGTTTCCGGTAAACCAGAACATATCTTTGTTGCGGAACGGATTTTTAACCCGTTGAACATGAAAGATACTGGGTATCTACCGCCGAAATATAAATGGTCACGATGTGCGCCGACTGAATTTCGATTCGGGAAATTATTACGTGGTCAAGTTCATGACCCAACCGCTTGGGAAATGGGCGGAGTTGCCGGTCATGCAGGGTTATTTTCAACAGTGGATGATATGGTAATATTCTGCCAGATGCTATTGAATGGTGGAGAATATCATGGGGTACGGATTTTTACTCCGGAATCAGTTCGGCTGATGACTACCAATCAATCACCGACTCCAACTCGTGCGTGGGGACTCGGTTGGGGTATCATCGCGCGTGATACCGGACAAGAACCAATGCTCAGTTTTCCCAAACAGGGTTTCGGGCATATCGGGTGGACTGGAACTGCGGTTCGTGCTGATTTAAATACGCAAACTTTTATCGTGTTATTATGCAATCGTATCCATCCTGATGGGAAAGGTAATATCAATCCTTTATTACGTCAAGTATGTAATATTGTAGGTGCAGCGATTATTGAAGAATAG